A section of the Rossellomorea marisflavi genome encodes:
- a CDS encoding hemolysin family protein — MVLVAILIGLTAFFVASEFAIVKVRKSQIEQLVEEGNRNAIAAKKIITNLDEYLSACQLGITVTALGLGWIGEPAIAGILEPLLSKIAASEALSHGISVGIAFTLMTFLHVVVGELAPKTVAIQKAESLALLFARPLITFYRILYPFIWVLNGSARVVTRMFGLKAASEHDGAHSEEELRLIVSESYKSGEINQSEFKYVNNIFEFNERSAKEIMVPRTEIVTLSADDPIDTLLELVQEEKFTRYPVTDGDKDHITGFINVKEVFTDLLHKDTELRPLGSYVRPIIQVLETIPIHVLLLRMQKEQTYVAILLDEYGGTSGLVTIEDIVEEIVGEIRDEFDMDETPQIRKIKDNHFILDGKVLVSDLKDILGIDVTEDDVDTLGGWILTHNYDAQQGDSISYADFEFYIQTMEDHQIKSVEVTKLQPIPETTGEPAPLVQTDKALSQ, encoded by the coding sequence TTGGTGCTTGTCGCGATTTTGATCGGTTTAACAGCTTTTTTCGTAGCTTCGGAGTTTGCGATCGTGAAGGTAAGAAAATCACAAATCGAGCAACTGGTCGAGGAAGGTAATCGAAATGCCATAGCTGCTAAGAAAATCATTACAAATCTGGATGAGTACCTCTCCGCATGCCAGCTCGGTATAACCGTGACCGCTCTTGGGCTCGGTTGGATCGGAGAACCTGCCATCGCTGGTATTTTGGAACCTTTATTATCGAAAATCGCTGCGTCCGAGGCCCTTTCCCACGGAATCTCCGTCGGGATCGCCTTCACTCTCATGACGTTCCTGCACGTTGTCGTCGGAGAGTTGGCCCCGAAGACCGTCGCCATTCAAAAAGCGGAATCACTGGCCTTATTATTCGCCCGTCCACTTATCACCTTCTACAGGATCCTGTACCCCTTCATCTGGGTATTGAACGGCTCTGCCCGGGTCGTGACGAGGATGTTCGGCCTGAAGGCTGCATCCGAGCATGATGGGGCCCACTCGGAAGAAGAACTTCGCCTGATTGTATCGGAAAGCTATAAAAGCGGAGAGATCAATCAGTCCGAATTCAAATATGTGAATAACATCTTCGAATTCAATGAACGCTCAGCAAAAGAAATCATGGTCCCGCGAACAGAAATCGTGACCTTATCTGCCGATGATCCCATCGATACCCTCCTCGAGCTTGTGCAGGAGGAGAAGTTCACCCGTTATCCCGTCACGGACGGTGATAAGGACCATATCACCGGATTCATCAATGTGAAGGAAGTCTTCACCGACCTCCTCCACAAGGATACGGAGCTACGGCCGCTCGGATCGTACGTAAGGCCGATCATACAGGTCCTTGAAACGATTCCGATCCACGTCCTGCTCCTCAGGATGCAGAAGGAACAGACCTACGTTGCCATCCTTCTCGATGAATACGGCGGGACATCCGGACTTGTCACCATCGAAGACATCGTCGAAGAGATCGTCGGGGAGATCCGGGATGAATTCGATATGGATGAGACACCACAGATTCGGAAAATCAAGGACAACCACTTCATCCTCGATGGAAAGGTTCTTGTCAGCGACCTGAAGGATATCCTCGGGATCGACGTGACCGAAGATGATGTCGATACACTCGGTGGCTGGATCCTGACGCATAATTACGACGCTCAGCAGGGAGACAGCATTTCCTACGCCGACTTTGAATTCTACATCCAGACGATGGAAGACCATCAGATTAAATCCGTGGAAGTGACGAAGCTCCAACCGATACCGGAAACGACCGGGGAGCCTGCTCCACTCGTACAGACAGACAAAGCTCTTTCACAATAA
- the argS gene encoding arginine--tRNA ligase has translation MDLKMIFADVLHEQVLPHWTKEELYTLIETPKFSHMGDAAFPCFGLAKEQKKAPQAIAAEVSGKVHSPYFASVEAAGPYVNVKFDPVKAGKQIVSTILDQQQQYGTQTFGNDRTVVLDLSSPNIAKPFSMGHLRSTVIGNAIAGIGEKCGFDTVKINYVGDWGTQFGKLMVAYKKWGDEGKVKQNPIAELFTLYKRFHEEAEADPSLDEEGRKAFKLLEDGDAEMVSLWKWFKDESLSAFKEIYTLLGVEFDSYNGEAFFNDKMDEVVELLAEKGLLTESDGAQVVWMTDDTSLPPCLIKKSDGATLYATRDLAAALYRQREYGFDEALYIVGQEQTVHFKQVKNVLAQMGYEWADHMKHIPFGLYLKGGKKMSTRKGRVILLEEVLREAIALSQQNIESKNPHLPAAEAVAQAVGVGAVIFHDLKNDRLNDIEFSLDHMLTFEGETGPYIQYTNARAHSILRKSSVKAGEFTGLADDESWEVIKQLRSFPEVIARSWTHHSPSILAKYLIETAQHFNRYYGKTKILSGDGDQASRVSLVAAVSIVLTEGLRILGISAPTEM, from the coding sequence ATGGATTTAAAGATGATTTTTGCAGACGTACTGCACGAACAGGTTTTACCCCATTGGACCAAAGAAGAGCTTTACACCTTGATCGAGACGCCAAAGTTTTCACATATGGGCGACGCTGCCTTCCCTTGCTTCGGCCTTGCCAAGGAACAGAAGAAGGCACCCCAGGCCATCGCCGCCGAGGTTTCGGGAAAGGTCCACTCCCCCTATTTTGCCTCTGTGGAAGCAGCGGGTCCTTATGTGAATGTCAAGTTCGATCCGGTCAAAGCCGGCAAGCAGATTGTCTCCACGATTCTTGATCAACAGCAGCAATACGGAACCCAGACGTTCGGGAATGACCGTACTGTCGTCTTGGATCTCTCATCTCCCAATATCGCCAAGCCTTTCTCCATGGGGCATCTACGTTCCACTGTCATCGGAAACGCCATTGCCGGCATCGGCGAAAAATGCGGATTCGATACGGTGAAGATCAACTATGTCGGCGATTGGGGTACCCAGTTCGGGAAGCTGATGGTTGCGTACAAAAAGTGGGGAGACGAGGGAAAGGTCAAACAGAACCCTATTGCCGAGCTTTTCACCCTCTACAAGCGATTCCATGAAGAAGCAGAAGCCGATCCTTCCTTGGATGAGGAAGGCAGAAAAGCATTCAAGCTCCTTGAAGACGGAGACGCAGAAATGGTCTCTCTTTGGAAATGGTTCAAGGATGAATCGCTGAGTGCGTTCAAGGAGATCTATACCCTTCTTGGAGTGGAATTCGATTCGTATAACGGTGAAGCCTTCTTCAATGACAAAATGGATGAAGTGGTCGAACTCCTGGCTGAAAAAGGATTACTGACTGAATCCGATGGTGCCCAGGTGGTCTGGATGACCGATGACACAAGCCTTCCACCCTGCCTGATTAAAAAGTCGGACGGCGCCACCTTATACGCTACCCGTGATCTCGCCGCGGCCCTATACCGTCAGCGGGAGTACGGATTCGATGAGGCACTCTATATTGTGGGGCAGGAACAGACCGTCCACTTTAAACAGGTGAAAAACGTTCTGGCACAGATGGGCTATGAGTGGGCCGACCATATGAAACATATCCCCTTCGGACTCTACCTGAAAGGCGGCAAGAAGATGTCCACGAGGAAAGGCCGGGTCATCCTCCTGGAGGAAGTACTGAGGGAAGCGATCGCCCTGTCTCAACAAAACATCGAAAGCAAGAACCCCCATCTGCCCGCTGCAGAAGCTGTGGCTCAAGCGGTAGGTGTCGGGGCCGTCATCTTCCATGACCTGAAGAACGACCGTCTGAATGACATTGAATTTTCATTGGATCATATGCTCACATTCGAAGGTGAGACCGGGCCGTATATCCAATATACGAATGCAAGGGCCCATTCGATTCTGAGAAAATCCAGTGTGAAGGCTGGAGAGTTCACAGGCCTTGCTGATGATGAAAGCTGGGAGGTCATCAAACAGCTGCGGTCATTTCCGGAGGTGATCGCCCGCTCATGGACCCACCATTCCCCGTCGATCTTGGCGAAATACCTGATTGAGACGGCTCAGCATTTCAATCGGTATTATGGAAAAACCAAGATCCTCTCGGGCGACGGTGATCAGGCATCACGCGTGAGCCTCGTAGCTGCGGTATCCATTGTTCTTACGGAGGGACTGCGCATCTTGGGCATCTCGGCACCCACGGAAATGTAA
- a CDS encoding FtsW/RodA/SpoVE family cell cycle protein, with protein sequence MENRQRLADRIDWGLLFILVLFFIVSAISISSAQTSGQYATNFVIRQGVWYIVGGVIIACTMYFDPEQYKRMAWYTYGFGILLLLGLIVSPESLVPERNGAHSWYKITESILIQPSEFVKTFLILALARVITNHHEQTPVKTFQTDFKLLVKIGLTTMGPLIFIIADDFGTALVFISIVTGIILVSGITWKLIVPIYGSIAVIGGTVFSLVLFAPNFLEKYLGLHPYQFGRIYSWLDPYNYTREEGFHLIKSLNAVGSGQIYGKGFNGSEVYIPEAHTDFIFSGIAERFGFVGASVVISLFFILIYHLTKTALDTKEPYNAYVCAGVISMITFHVFQNIGMTIQLLPITGIPLPLISYGGSSLMGNMLALGLIFSMKFHHRSYMFSSDNS encoded by the coding sequence ATGGAAAACCGCCAGCGTCTCGCTGATCGAATCGATTGGGGATTGCTTTTCATCCTCGTGTTATTTTTTATTGTCAGTGCCATTAGCATAAGCAGCGCCCAAACGTCCGGACAGTATGCTACAAACTTCGTCATCCGGCAAGGAGTTTGGTACATAGTGGGTGGAGTGATCATCGCCTGTACCATGTACTTCGATCCTGAACAGTACAAACGGATGGCATGGTACACGTATGGATTCGGTATACTCTTGCTTCTCGGATTGATCGTCTCTCCGGAAAGCCTCGTACCAGAACGTAACGGGGCACACAGTTGGTACAAGATCACCGAGTCCATCCTCATCCAGCCATCGGAGTTCGTCAAAACGTTCCTGATCCTGGCCTTGGCAAGGGTCATTACGAATCACCATGAACAGACTCCTGTAAAAACCTTCCAAACCGATTTCAAGTTATTGGTCAAAATCGGGCTGACCACCATGGGGCCCCTCATCTTCATCATTGCCGATGACTTCGGTACAGCCTTGGTGTTCATCTCCATTGTCACTGGGATCATCCTTGTATCAGGGATCACTTGGAAGTTGATCGTTCCCATATATGGATCCATCGCCGTCATAGGAGGGACTGTCTTTTCCCTTGTTCTTTTCGCACCGAATTTCTTGGAAAAATACTTAGGTCTCCACCCTTATCAATTCGGTCGGATTTACTCATGGCTCGATCCGTATAACTACACAAGGGAAGAAGGATTCCACTTGATCAAGTCCCTGAACGCAGTCGGATCGGGGCAGATTTACGGGAAGGGATTCAATGGCAGTGAAGTCTATATCCCGGAAGCGCATACCGACTTCATCTTCAGCGGGATCGCCGAGCGTTTCGGCTTTGTCGGGGCAAGCGTCGTGATCAGTCTCTTCTTCATCCTGATCTATCACTTGACCAAGACTGCCCTGGATACAAAAGAGCCTTACAATGCGTATGTGTGCGCAGGTGTCATCAGCATGATCACCTTCCACGTATTCCAGAATATCGGAATGACGATCCAGCTCCTTCCGATCACCGGGATCCCACTTCCGTTGATCTCCTATGGAGGAAGCTCGCTCATGGGGAATATGCTTGCACTCGGCCTCATATTCAGCATGAAGTTCCATCACCGATCGTATATGTTCTCGTCGGATAATTCGTGA
- a CDS encoding TVP38/TMEM64 family protein — MKKKEWVKIAIVLAVILFLIWFSRHVFSVNPIAIRDWITSFGIWAPLVFIVAYTIRPLILFPASILSFGAGLAFGPLEGFAYIVVGAIGGATVAFYAATLLGDRILKNPSERMKRIRGRMEEDGFIYILVMRLVPFLNFDLVSYLAGMAKVRYGPFILATAIGILPGTFGYVYLGSSLVQDDKSHIYIAIFVFVLVAAIPFVFRKKLKNWLGLSKRR; from the coding sequence ATGAAGAAGAAGGAATGGGTGAAGATTGCCATCGTGCTTGCGGTCATCCTGTTTTTGATCTGGTTCAGCCGTCATGTTTTCAGTGTGAACCCCATCGCCATCAGGGATTGGATCACTTCCTTCGGGATCTGGGCGCCCCTCGTGTTCATTGTGGCCTATACGATACGTCCGCTCATCCTCTTCCCGGCTTCGATCCTGTCGTTCGGGGCCGGGCTTGCGTTCGGTCCCCTGGAAGGTTTCGCCTACATTGTGGTCGGTGCGATCGGAGGGGCGACCGTAGCGTTCTATGCTGCCACCCTGCTGGGGGATCGGATCTTGAAGAACCCTTCGGAACGGATGAAGAGGATTCGCGGCCGTATGGAGGAGGACGGATTCATCTACATCCTAGTGATGCGCCTGGTTCCATTCTTGAACTTTGATCTGGTCAGTTATTTGGCCGGTATGGCGAAGGTGAGGTATGGTCCGTTCATCCTGGCGACGGCCATCGGGATCCTTCCAGGCACATTCGGATATGTCTATCTGGGTTCGAGTCTTGTCCAGGACGACAAAAGTCATATTTACATAGCCATCTTCGTGTTCGTCCTTGTAGCGGCGATCCCTTTCGTTTTCAGGAAGAAGCTCAAGAACTGGCTCGGATTATCTAAAAGGCGCTAG
- a CDS encoding BsuPI-related putative proteinase inhibitor has product MMKKLIPFILAGVILAGCGTDEVKDGDQENGNHVEHNEMEDGEMKAAITKKDSTYEYSVKNETDKEMTFTFTSGQTIDFELKDADGKAVYKDSENKMYTQAIREKTIAPGDALAQEIKLPDLPAGTYTLSAWLTAKGADEYKVTEEIELP; this is encoded by the coding sequence ATGATGAAGAAGCTCATCCCATTCATACTGGCAGGAGTCATCCTGGCAGGCTGCGGTACGGACGAAGTGAAAGATGGAGATCAAGAGAACGGAAATCATGTTGAACACAATGAAATGGAGGACGGGGAAATGAAAGCCGCCATAACGAAGAAGGATTCGACGTATGAATATAGTGTCAAAAACGAGACCGACAAAGAAATGACCTTCACCTTCACCTCGGGACAGACGATTGACTTCGAATTGAAGGACGCCGATGGGAAGGCCGTTTACAAGGATTCAGAGAACAAGATGTATACCCAGGCCATCCGGGAAAAGACCATCGCCCCCGGTGATGCACTGGCACAGGAAATAAAGCTTCCGGACCTTCCTGCAGGGACTTATACCCTGAGCGCCTGGCTGACTGCCAAAGGGGCGGACGAGTATAAAGTAACAGAAGAGATCGAACTTCCATAG
- a CDS encoding ABC transporter substrate-binding protein: MKRYVFVIMVSLILASCGAQTGETKLPDDWDDIVSQAEDSKVNLFMWGGDEVVNQYIDDTVAPGLKKEFGISLKRIPMDTPEILQKLQTEKKAGKKDGSMDIVWMNGENFKNAKEHDLLAGPITERLPNMESYYNEKDFTYDFGTPTEGYEAPWGKVQFVFFYNADKMDSPPRTVDELKSFVKEHPGTFTYPDPTDFTGNAFIRHLLNANSDHPIEKAGEDIEEAGGKVWDDLNEMKGDLWRDGKTYPKELSDLDRLFGQEEIWISMGYNEARAESLVKKGIYPEGTKPFLLEDAGSIGNTHFLSVPFNSPNQAGALVAIDYMLSPEMQLEKMQPDGWGDSTPISVDKLEDGMRKKFEELDRGETVLDPARLEDAYIGEMDASYVEWVKENWVREVAETD; this comes from the coding sequence ATGAAAAGATATGTATTTGTGATAATGGTCTCATTGATCCTTGCGTCCTGCGGGGCTCAAACAGGTGAAACCAAGCTTCCGGACGATTGGGATGATATCGTCAGTCAGGCGGAAGATTCCAAGGTCAATCTCTTCATGTGGGGAGGGGATGAAGTCGTCAACCAGTACATCGATGACACAGTGGCTCCTGGGCTGAAGAAGGAATTCGGCATCTCATTGAAGAGGATCCCGATGGATACCCCGGAAATCCTGCAGAAGCTCCAAACGGAAAAGAAGGCAGGGAAAAAGGACGGGTCCATGGACATTGTATGGATGAACGGAGAAAACTTCAAGAATGCGAAAGAACACGATCTGCTGGCCGGTCCCATCACAGAGCGTCTTCCCAATATGGAGTCATACTATAACGAAAAGGATTTCACCTATGACTTCGGAACCCCGACGGAAGGATATGAGGCACCGTGGGGGAAGGTTCAGTTCGTCTTCTTCTACAATGCAGACAAAATGGATAGCCCGCCGCGGACGGTGGACGAGCTGAAATCGTTCGTGAAGGAGCATCCGGGAACATTCACCTACCCCGACCCGACGGACTTCACGGGTAATGCCTTCATCCGTCATCTCCTCAATGCAAACTCAGACCACCCCATCGAAAAGGCCGGGGAAGATATCGAAGAAGCAGGCGGAAAGGTTTGGGATGACTTGAATGAAATGAAAGGGGATCTGTGGAGAGACGGGAAGACTTACCCGAAGGAGCTGTCAGATCTGGATCGTCTGTTCGGACAGGAGGAGATATGGATATCTATGGGATATAACGAAGCAAGGGCGGAATCCCTTGTCAAAAAGGGGATCTATCCTGAAGGGACCAAACCGTTCCTTCTTGAAGATGCAGGCTCGATCGGGAATACACATTTCCTTTCAGTGCCGTTCAATTCACCGAATCAGGCTGGTGCCCTCGTGGCCATCGACTATATGCTTTCCCCAGAGATGCAGCTGGAGAAGATGCAGCCGGACGGGTGGGGAGACAGCACCCCGATTTCAGTGGATAAGCTTGAAGACGGGATGAGGAAAAAGTTTGAGGAGCTCGACCGGGGTGAAACTGTCCTTGATCCTGCTCGATTGGAAGATGCCTATATCGGGGAGATGGACGCCTCCTATGTAGAATGGGTAAAGGAGAACTGGGTGCGTGAAGTGGCGGAAACCGACTGA
- a CDS encoding ABC transporter permease produces MKWRKPTEGLLLVPSILFLMVFGLGMITAFMESLVDDGTLTMGYYMELFRKERFMRSVLYSFWITAVSTVLSLVIGLLFVRVFQEKLRGGPGRLLVWIPMLFPHFVWAYLVFLLLNQSGFLSNLLGVSGLMAERTDFPVLVQDPSGVGIMVTYIWKEVPFVILMLLPVYASLSPGYKEAATLLGANRVRLFTTAEWPFIKPVLIETGAILFAFIFTAFEVPQLLGVTSPQMIAVLTYEWFYSGAWTDRPFAFAALLLAGGAVGLSMWLLTHAMNNERLRLASGGRGG; encoded by the coding sequence GTGAAGTGGCGGAAACCGACTGAGGGGCTCCTACTTGTACCAAGCATCCTTTTCCTGATGGTATTCGGCCTAGGCATGATCACAGCCTTCATGGAGAGCCTGGTGGATGATGGGACGCTGACGATGGGCTACTATATGGAACTATTCAGGAAGGAACGCTTCATGCGTTCTGTCCTTTACAGCTTCTGGATCACGGCCGTGTCCACGGTCCTGTCCCTTGTCATCGGCCTCCTCTTCGTCCGGGTCTTCCAGGAAAAACTTAGAGGTGGGCCGGGCCGGCTCCTTGTGTGGATCCCCATGCTATTCCCCCATTTCGTATGGGCGTATCTTGTGTTCCTGCTTTTGAATCAAAGCGGATTCCTGTCCAACCTATTGGGAGTCAGCGGTCTGATGGCGGAAAGGACGGATTTTCCCGTCCTTGTGCAGGATCCGAGCGGAGTCGGGATTATGGTCACATATATTTGGAAAGAGGTACCCTTCGTCATCTTGATGCTACTGCCGGTCTATGCCTCTCTTTCTCCAGGGTACAAAGAAGCGGCGACCCTCCTCGGTGCCAATCGCGTTCGCCTATTCACCACAGCGGAGTGGCCTTTCATCAAGCCGGTTCTTATTGAAACAGGTGCCATCCTGTTTGCGTTCATCTTCACGGCGTTCGAGGTCCCGCAGCTCCTTGGGGTCACCTCACCCCAAATGATTGCTGTCCTTACATACGAATGGTTCTACAGCGGGGCGTGGACGGATCGCCCATTTGCATTCGCCGCCCTGCTCCTGGCAGGGGGCGCAGTCGGCCTGAGCATGTGGCTTCTGACCCACGCCATGAACAATGAGCGGCTCAGGCTGGCGAGTGGAGGGCGGGGAGGATGA
- a CDS encoding ABC transporter ATP-binding protein, protein MELKELYKSYKNQSILSGVSLRMEEGEIVSLVGLSGSGKSTLLRIIAGLEAPDAGSVHLGGRNVTTMKPKDRPVGMVFQKPLLFPHMTVLENVMYGLKMKGYRKNQATKEADGFIEMAGLTDVSDHYSSELSGGQMQRVSLIRSLILLPKLLLLDEPFASLDHTRRMELRAWVKSVIKEVGTTALFVTHDRDEASEMGDRIAILEAGRISQIGSPEHIYHHPATPFIAGLMSDGLLLGNERFVHRENLSTESLHPHDVRWTGEIREKKYMMGNHMYSIHIEELGQSVVLKVADGDLGDPVTITASEKNIQTFD, encoded by the coding sequence ATGGAACTGAAGGAATTGTACAAGAGCTATAAGAATCAATCGATTCTCTCGGGGGTCTCACTCCGTATGGAAGAGGGGGAAATCGTTTCTCTCGTCGGGTTATCGGGGTCGGGGAAATCCACCCTTCTCCGTATCATTGCTGGACTTGAGGCACCGGATGCCGGTTCAGTCCATCTCGGGGGGAGAAATGTCACTACAATGAAACCGAAGGACCGGCCGGTCGGTATGGTCTTTCAGAAACCACTCCTTTTCCCTCATATGACGGTCCTTGAGAATGTGATGTATGGACTGAAGATGAAAGGATACAGGAAAAATCAGGCGACGAAAGAAGCGGATGGCTTCATCGAGATGGCAGGCCTAACGGACGTATCGGATCATTATTCCTCCGAACTGTCGGGAGGTCAGATGCAACGGGTATCGCTGATTCGTTCCCTCATCCTCCTCCCGAAGCTCCTTCTACTGGACGAGCCGTTTGCCAGCCTGGATCATACCCGGAGGATGGAGCTCCGTGCTTGGGTCAAATCCGTCATAAAGGAAGTGGGCACCACGGCGTTATTTGTGACGCACGACCGGGATGAAGCGAGCGAAATGGGCGATAGGATCGCTATCCTTGAAGCGGGACGCATCTCCCAGATCGGGAGCCCGGAGCATATTTATCATCATCCTGCCACTCCGTTCATCGCCGGTCTCATGAGCGACGGTCTCCTCCTCGGGAATGAGCGATTCGTCCATCGGGAAAACTTATCAACAGAGAGCCTACACCCTCATGATGTGCGATGGACAGGGGAGATCAGGGAGAAAAAGTACATGATGGGAAATCATATGTATTCCATACATATAGAAGAACTTGGACAATCGGTCGTGTTGAAGGTCGCTGACGGGGATCTGGGTGACCCGGTCACGATCACGGCTTCGGAAAAAAACATTCAAACGTTTGATTAA
- a CDS encoding ABC transporter permease: MKRIGFYAIAIPLFLFPVCFFVYKSLFGIWRWGETFPVALNTRAWKVIAGEGELLSAIVVSIVIAIMVLVLNLLIGLTAGKAFALHRFRGKVFLESMLMMPLFLPTLVVAAGLQMLFIRMGLADTWLGVALVHLIPTVPYSIKLFKSAYEGIGRDLIEQSLLLGGGALRRFRHIELPQLIPALNSVLFLTVVISLGQYVLTAIIGGGSVVTLAMIYYPFTRSADESVMAAFSLVFMMIPLVTYLISWLVLSIFIPYGPSKKRRGNNTSWN; encoded by the coding sequence ATGAAACGAATCGGTTTCTATGCGATTGCCATCCCGTTGTTCTTGTTTCCCGTCTGCTTTTTCGTCTATAAAAGCCTATTCGGAATCTGGAGGTGGGGAGAGACTTTCCCTGTGGCTCTCAACACGAGGGCATGGAAGGTCATTGCAGGAGAAGGGGAGCTCCTGTCTGCCATCGTAGTGTCCATTGTCATCGCCATCATGGTCCTCGTATTGAACCTGTTGATCGGGTTAACCGCAGGGAAAGCATTCGCACTTCATCGGTTCAGGGGGAAGGTCTTCCTGGAAAGCATGCTGATGATGCCCCTGTTCCTTCCGACACTGGTCGTCGCCGCTGGTCTTCAGATGCTCTTCATCCGCATGGGGCTTGCCGACACATGGCTCGGCGTCGCCCTTGTTCATCTGATCCCGACGGTCCCCTACAGCATCAAGCTCTTCAAATCCGCGTATGAAGGGATCGGGAGGGATTTGATCGAGCAGTCCCTGCTTCTGGGGGGAGGCGCCCTGCGCAGGTTCCGCCATATAGAACTGCCGCAGCTCATCCCTGCCCTGAACAGCGTCCTGTTTCTTACCGTCGTGATCAGCCTTGGCCAATATGTGCTCACGGCCATCATCGGAGGGGGGAGCGTGGTTACTCTGGCCATGATCTACTACCCGTTCACCCGGTCCGCGGATGAATCGGTCATGGCCGCTTTCTCCCTTGTGTTCATGATGATCCCGCTGGTCACGTACCTTATCTCATGGCTGGTTTTGAGTATCTTCATCCCGTACGGGCCATCTAAGAAAAGGAGGGGAAACAACACCTCATGGAACTGA
- a CDS encoding CDP-alcohol phosphatidyltransferase family protein — protein MLDTHARKWVQPGIETTARSFLKAGFTPNGVTVAAFIIGGGTGLVYYAGFPILAVLLLWLSGFLDAVDGSMARLTKPSPFGTVMDVTFDRIVEISVILGVAAVHPKAMWPLLLLSVSIIISMTIFLTVGAVSEKESGKSFYYQAGLAERTEGFILFSLMMLFPSIVVWTTLLFVAVELFTGFQRFAEAKRLLS, from the coding sequence ATGCTGGATACACATGCGCGAAAATGGGTGCAGCCGGGCATCGAGACAACCGCCCGTTCATTTTTGAAGGCCGGGTTCACTCCAAATGGGGTGACAGTAGCTGCTTTCATCATCGGAGGAGGAACGGGGCTCGTTTATTATGCCGGATTCCCCATCCTGGCTGTACTGCTTCTGTGGCTGTCGGGTTTTTTGGATGCAGTCGACGGCTCCATGGCGAGACTCACGAAGCCTTCGCCGTTCGGGACGGTCATGGATGTCACGTTTGATCGGATCGTGGAGATTTCCGTGATCCTGGGCGTTGCGGCGGTACACCCAAAGGCCATGTGGCCACTCCTCCTCCTGAGTGTCTCAATCATCATCTCCATGACGATCTTCCTTACGGTCGGTGCCGTCTCGGAGAAAGAAAGCGGAAAATCGTTTTATTATCAGGCCGGTCTGGCTGAGAGGACAGAAGGGTTCATCTTGTTCAGCTTGATGATGCTGTTCCCGTCGATTGTCGTTTGGACGACCCTTCTATTTGTTGCAGTGGAATTGTTCACGGGCTTTCAGCGGTTTGCAGAAGCAAAGCGACTACTTTCATAA
- the sfsA gene encoding DNA/RNA nuclease SfsA, whose amino-acid sequence MREEPGVTSLKIGEGLVEAIFRSRPNRFILHCELPGGSVEKVHLPDPGRLKGILVPGRSIWLLPAKDPSRKTKWSAVMVRDPDSGAYISLNTQLPNRLIREAFMNGELDEFTDWAFDRAEYRIGHSRYDFLLRHKERDASLLVEVKSVTMSDGREGRFPDAVTARGARHVEGLAALQGEYETAVLFVAQRGDIDSITSAPEIDPYFAKVMEEAAQKGVRFYGRVCEVTPTRLTLGRKIPVDTSI is encoded by the coding sequence ATGAGAGAGGAACCGGGCGTGACGTCACTGAAGATCGGGGAAGGGCTCGTTGAAGCCATCTTCCGTTCCCGGCCGAACCGGTTCATCCTCCACTGCGAGCTGCCCGGGGGCTCGGTGGAAAAGGTCCACCTCCCTGACCCGGGAAGGCTGAAGGGAATCCTCGTTCCCGGCCGTAGCATATGGCTTCTGCCGGCCAAGGACCCTTCGCGGAAGACGAAGTGGTCGGCCGTCATGGTCCGCGATCCCGACAGTGGTGCTTATATCTCCCTGAACACCCAGCTTCCCAACCGGTTGATCCGGGAGGCGTTCATGAACGGTGAACTGGATGAATTCACGGATTGGGCATTTGACCGCGCTGAATACCGCATCGGTCACTCCCGCTACGACTTCCTTCTACGACATAAGGAGAGGGATGCTTCCCTTTTAGTCGAGGTGAAAAGCGTCACCATGTCAGATGGACGGGAAGGAAGATTCCCCGATGCCGTGACCGCCAGGGGTGCGAGACACGTGGAAGGGCTCGCGGCGCTTCAGGGAGAGTATGAGACCGCTGTTTTATTCGTCGCCCAGCGAGGGGATATCGACTCGATCACCTCTGCGCCTGAAATCGATCCGTATTTCGCAAAGGTCATGGAGGAAGCAGCACAAAAAGGCGTCCGGTTTTATGGGCGCGTATGTGAAGTGACTCCTACCCGTTTGACCCTGGGAAGGAAGATTCCAGTGGATACCTCGATATAA